From Deltaproteobacteria bacterium, a single genomic window includes:
- a CDS encoding metallophosphatase family protein — MKIGVLSDTHLHQVTGELVGIYDRYLSDMDLILHAGDIVSPEIIDFLNAKDFHGVCGNMDSKAVKRLLPEKKVIHSSGYKIGLIHGWGRSDGLEDRIRPLFQQVDVIVYGHSHIASNHVKNGILFFNPGTATGYSASGEHSIGVLELGETVRGEIIDL, encoded by the coding sequence ATGAAAATCGGCGTCCTCTCAGATACCCACCTCCATCAGGTGACCGGGGAATTGGTCGGGATCTATGATCGTTATCTATCTGATATGGACCTGATCCTCCACGCGGGCGACATTGTATCGCCGGAGATCATTGATTTTCTGAATGCAAAGGATTTCCATGGTGTCTGCGGTAATATGGATTCCAAGGCCGTCAAGCGGCTGCTTCCGGAAAAAAAGGTTATTCATTCATCTGGGTATAAGATAGGACTGATCCATGGGTGGGGGCGGTCCGACGGGCTGGAAGATCGCATTCGCCCCCTGTTTCAGCAGGTGGATGTCATCGTATACGGGCACTCTCACATCGCCTCGAATCACGTGAAGAACGGGATCCTTTTTTTCAATCCCGGTACGGCAACCGGCTACAGCGCTTCAGGGGAGCACAGTATCGGTGTACTGGAGTTGGGCGAAACCGTACGCGGTGAAATCATCGATCTTTGA